Proteins encoded in a region of the Quercus lobata isolate SW786 chromosome 8, ValleyOak3.0 Primary Assembly, whole genome shotgun sequence genome:
- the LOC115956667 gene encoding uncharacterized protein LOC115956667: protein MFAQQIGRNVQVYVDDMLAKSRREEDHLEDLRETFNTLRSYNMKLNSGKCAFGVTAGKFLGFMVSQRGIKANPNKIRAIMEMAPPKNVKKVQSLNSKIAALNRFVLRATDKCLPFFRTLKKSFEWIVECQQAFEELKAYLSSPPLLSPSQPSEELFLYLAVSPPTVSAALIREEDRVQKLVYYASRALHGAKERYPPMEKLAFALVTAACKLKPYFQAHTVIVLTNKPLRRAISSPVAAGQLALWAIELSEFDIQYQPRTAIKGQIVADFIAEFTSDECKGANDVPQWSIHTDGSSNRQDGGAGIVLLSPKGDTVECMVRLDFPTTNNEAEYEALVAGLDFAKAVGAKSVIIYCDSQVVTNQVNGDYECKNERMRRYLDQVRQRVSDLKAKVVQIRRGENEQADRLAKAALGEHMITPGNVLSFVQFYPLIDPNNVQEIGSKNNWTTPLVSYLKNGVLLDKKEAARKLKVQAARFVLMKDVLYKRGFSRPYLRCLGTEEADYTMREIHEGICGNHSGARLLVHKLIRVGYYWPTMLKDAQAYVKSYDKCQRFSNFIKQPSEELTSIMAPWLYAQ, encoded by the coding sequence atgtttgcgCAACAAATCGGGAGAAATgttcaagtctatgttgatgacatgctAGCGaaaagccgaagggaggaagatcactTGGAAGACCTTAGAGAAACATTCAACACCCTTCgctcctacaacatgaagctcaattcGGGAAAGTGCGCCTTCGGGGTGACGGcgggaaaattcttaggatttATGGTGTCTCAAAGGGGGATTAAGGCCAACCCGAACAAGATCCGAGCCATAATGGAGATGGCGCCCCCAAAAAATGTGAAGAAGGTACAAAGCCTCAACAGCAAAATAGCAGCATTGAATAGATTCGTGTTAAGAGCAACAGACAAGTGCTTACCCTTCTTTCGcacattgaagaaatccttcgagtggatTGTCGAGTGTCAGCAAGCATTCGAGGAGTTAAAAGCCTATCTATCTTCCCCACCGCTGCTGAGTCCCTCGCAACCAAGTGAAGAgcttttcctctacttggccGTCTCCCCCCCTACTGTCAGCGCCGCTTTGATCAGAGAAGAGGATAGGGTGCAAAAGCTcgtatactacgccagccgggcACTTCACGGAGCTAAGGAAAGATacccgcccatggaaaaacttgcTTTCGCATTAGTCACGGCAGCCTGTAAGCTTAAACCATATTTTCAAGCCCACACGGTGATTGTCCTGACCAATAAACCTTTGAGACGGGCAATAAGTAGTCCTGTAGCCGCTGGTCAATTGGCACTATGGGCCATAGAGCTGAGCGAGTTTGACATCCAGTATCAACCAAGAACCGCTATCAAGGGACAGATCGTCGCGGACTTTATAGCTGAATTTACGAGCGACGAGTGCAAGGGGGCAAATGATGTTCCCCAGTGGAGCATACATACAGATGGATCATCCAACAGACAGGATGGAGGGGCCGGCATCGTACTACTATCACCTAAAGGGGACACGGTTGAGTGTATGGTCCGTCTAGACTTCCCCACTACCAACAATGAGGCAGAATATGAAGCACTCGTAGCAGGGCTCGATTTTGCCAAAGCAGTAGGGGCCAAGAGCGTGATCATTTATTGTGACTCACAGGTCGTTACTAATCAAGTGAATGGAGACTATGAATGCAAGAACGAGAGGATGCGGAGGTATCTTGATCAAGTAAGACAAAGAGTAAGCGACTTGAAAGCCAAAGTCGTCCAGATCCGCAGAGGAGAAAATGAGCAAGCCGATCGCCTTGCCAAAGCCGCTTTGGGAGAACATATGATCACCCCCGGTAACGTACTCTCTTTTGTTCAGTTCTATCCATTAATAGATCCCAACAATGTACAGGAAATTGGCTCCAAGAACAACTGGACCACACCACTGGTTTCCTACTTAAAGAACGGCGTCCTGCTAGACAAGAAGGAAGCCGCAAGAAAACTGAAGGTCCAAGCAGCAAGATTCGTCTTGATGAAAGATGTCCTGtataaaagaggtttctcccgtCCGTATCTGAGATGCTTAGGAACGGAAGAAGCAGACTATACCATGAGAGAAATCCACGAGGGTATttgcggaaaccactcagggGCACGGTTGTTAGTACACAAGTTGATCCGAGTTGGATACTACTGGCCTACAATGCTGAAGGACGCACAAGCTTATGTCAAGTCATATGACAAGTGTCAGAGGTTCAGCAACTTCATCAAGCAACCGTCCGAAGAGCTGACCTCGATAATGGCACCTTGGCTGTACGCTCAATGA
- the LOC115956668 gene encoding tropomyosin alpha-1 chain-like — protein sequence MGETGLFAISQAMVMMKGLMGRYLSHETTLERVQAKSKQTEDELNQLRSWKPKMEKKLELSKKARKSPEQSTEEAKKALEGKNKEIQDLNDEIKKAYPDLDVSNIKVEDQAQTSVIPVASEDTDDLFADDEVLGDEESVQAQNAQVQPVVEVAHQSVANEAPYLENVVGQTIDTQVQQLP from the exons ATGGGGGAGACGGGCCTTTTTGCAATTTCTCAA gCAATGGTTATGATGAAAGGGCTGATGGGACGATACCTCAGCCACGAGACGACCTTGGAACGTGTACAGGCGAAATCAAAGCAGACGGAGGATGAGCTGAACCAACTGCGAAGTTGGAAACCCAAGATGGAGAAAAAGcttgaactttcaaaaaaagCGAGAAAAAGTCCTGAGCAGAGTACGGAGGAGGCGAAGAAGGCCCTTGAAGGCAAGAACAAGGAGATACAAGACCTGAACGATGAG ATTAAGAAGGCCTACCCAGACTTGGACGTTTCAAACATCAAGGTTGAGGACCAAGCTCAAACCTCCGTCATACCCGTCGCCTCAGAGGACACTGATGACCTCTTTGCTGATGACGAAGTTCTTGGCGATGAGGAGTCAGTACAAGCCCAAAATGCACAAGTACAACCCGTTGTGGAGGTGGCCCATCAGTCTGTTGCCAATGAAGCCCCTTATCTGGAAAACGTTGTAGGGCAGACGATTGACACTCAAGTCCAACAGTTGCCATag